Proteins co-encoded in one Quercus robur chromosome 8, dhQueRobu3.1, whole genome shotgun sequence genomic window:
- the LOC126696369 gene encoding putative F-box protein At4g09190, translated as MAVDAVSSPCCNTSRSRIEQLPDDVLLEIFYRLPCRSAVGCSSVSKRWCSLISHPNFIPHYINHRHQYQYIEPFTLVFQNGDDLVVLPSDNSSSESFEDFGRSGGYGRVVDFLNFLPYRQPYNDLRIEASFKDLLLVRSEVSTNCDYFICNPLTEQWLKLPRLPPTMSIWPPSQYTLVGFICEPFTHSCKVVRIHCPTREANNITLLRVETFSSETGEWSNSFVLSPQGLNPFSFVSKLHRVIACNGMLHLVQVDSGDGRGTMKGILVFDPQGGHLRYISLPVSPRGYVISFGVFQGRLRLFQRSLNLRIPDRELGYRYFSFCASDACNFSVWELEDYADAGTWSLKHEVYFKDMLSECSTFIKMVARREPVVFIAFHQNDGDIVFLNFGDDILSCNLRTRVCTLVRGIVSSMHKSSVFVLGQPSWPTPVHPLPLKFESPPPPPDC; from the coding sequence ATGGCAGTGGATGCTGTTTCTTCTCCATGTTGCAATACATCAAGATCAAGAATAGAACAACTTCCTGATGATGTGTTGTTGGAGATCTTTTATCGACTCCCTTGCCGATCGGCTGTAGGATGCAGTTCCGTCTCAAAGCGCTGGTGTTCTCTTATTTCTCATCCTAATTTTATTCCCCACTACATTAACCACAGGCACCAATACCAATACATAGAACCCTTCACTCTTGTGTTTCAGAACGGCGACGATCTCGTGGTTCTTCCATCCGATAATTCTAGTTCTGAGTCCTTCGAGGACTTTGGACGCAGTGGCGGCTATGGCAGAGTAGTCGATTTTCTCAACTTTCTTCCCTATAGACAACCATACAATGATCTTCGCATTGAGGCATCGTTCAAGGACTTATTACTGGTACGCAGCGAAGTTTCGACAAACTGCGACTACTTCATCTGCAATCCACTTACCGAACAATGGCTCAAGCTTCCTCGGCTTCCACCCACGATGTCGATATGGCCTCCATCCCAATACACTTTGGTCGGCTTTATTTGCGAACCCTTTACACATAGTTGTAAGGTGGTACGTATTCATTGCCCCACTAGAGAAGCCAATAATATTACTCTCTTACGAGTGGAGACATTTTCTTCTGAGACTGGTGAATGGAGCAACTCGTTTGTTTTGTCGCCGCAGGGATTGAATCCCTTCTCATTTGTGTCAAAGCTACATCGTGTTATTGCCTGCAATGGAATGCTGCATTTGGTGCAAGTGGATAGTGGAGATGGACGTGGAACGATGAAAGGCATCCTTGTGTTCGATCCACAAGGAGGCCACCTCCGTTATATAAGTCTACCCGTCTCGCCTCGAGGCTATGTCATCTCCTTTGGAGTGTTCCAAGGGCGTCTCCGGCTATTCCAACGTTCCCTAAACCTGCGCATTCCTGACCGCGAATTGGGATATcgttattttagtttttgtgcCAGCGACGCTTGCAATTTTTCCGTTTGGGAACTTGAGGATTACGCTGATGCAGGTACATGGTCCTTGAAGCACGAAGTTTACTTCAAGGACATGCTTTCAGAATGTTCTACTTTCATTAAGATGGTGGCGCGCAGAGAGCCTGTGGTGTTCATAGCCTTCCACCAAAATGATGGTGATATTGTCTTCTTAAACTTCGGCGATGACATCCTCTCGTGCAACTTGAGGACGAGGGTCTGTACCTTAGTTCGCGGCATTGTGTCGTCTATGCATAAGTCGTCTGTATTCGTACTTGGCCAACCATCGTGGCCAACACCAGTTCATCCACTCCCATTGAAGTTTGAAagccctcctcctcctcccgaTTGTTAG